In Tachypleus tridentatus isolate NWPU-2018 chromosome 3, ASM421037v1, whole genome shotgun sequence, the sequence TCCAGCTATATCATTGTTCTACTacttaacttatttaaatattcaagttaCAGTCTGCAGGTCATGGATTCAAATCCCCATTTCACCAAATATGATGGCCCTTTCAGTCATGTTGGGCATTAttgtgtgacagtcaatcccactattaatttgtaaaagagtaggccatgagcatgatgatgactagctgcctaccccctaattttcactgctgaattagggttggcaagcacagatagctctcatagttttgtgtaaaatttgaaataaatttctcCAGTACATTTACTTTGCATGTGATCTGGTCATTTCTTCCAACATTTGGTTTGTcactgaagattttttttaacttattatttttggagtttatattggtgttttttaccattgtattttttttatttcttgaacatcggtttaaaaacaaacataaatatcaaaGACTTGGAAGAAAACTGTTATTAAGCAGTACTTAGTTGATGAGTGAAAATAAGGTGTACATTTATTCTGTGCTTTTTTTAATGCTTTAGGTAtaatttcttaaaggttaaaaTGAATTTTGTATGTCATTAGTTCTTTCTCCACGTGTCTTACAGTGTCATTCCTTAGCTGAAAAACATGAAGAGCTCTTGGAAGAATGGTGGTttcatcaaaagaaaaaaaatacagatttatataattttctttgcaTTGATAGCTTGAAAGGTAAGAAGAAAACTAAAcattaactgtttggtttatttctAGTTGTGAAAACTCTCAGCTGAATAGAACATTGGTTCGattttaaattgaatttaattatttttaaaatatgttgctATGGCTTTCAAACTTTTTGCATTTTGTGTATTTCCATTATTCATTAactaaaacatacatttataaacaaacctGTGATATCAATGATTGTTCAAGATGGATGTGATCATGTCAACTTCCTGTTTCATATTCATATCCATCATGTAAAGATTGCTAAATAACATGTGGCCTCTTGTAGTTCATTGATATTATGAAGGACTTTCATAAAAGAGTTTAGAAGAATTGATTTTCATTGCATAATGTTTTCTTTGGCTGCAAAATTTaacttgaaatgtttgtttaattttaaacatcaaatatGGATTATTGAGTTATTTCTGTTGATTAATGTTCTTGTTATGCATTAGCAAGGCATAAGTGATTTATCATAAGTCAAAATGTATCTTTAATACTTCCAAAAGGAAGTAcctattactgttgttttattttgtgtgtgtgcatcTGCACTCtttatataaaacacaagttTCATGTTGAATAAatcaattgaaaataaaacaaaactacaaaagttGCCATAAAGTTACAAGacaaaaggaaatattttcacCATAGCTCTTTTCTGTGTatgttcatattaataaaatagtttttctggaatatttttaatgtctCTTTGTTTGTCCCTTGTAGTTTGTTGTCCTGATAACCACTATGGACCAAAATGTAAGCCTTGCTCTACTGTATCAGAGAAACCTTGTTCTGGACATGGACTTTGTGAGGTCAGTTTgaatgtaaatattgtaatttttggtttaaatttaatTGCTAAGTTATGAATTTTGATTGCtataaagttattgaaaatacatGTTTGAACAGTGTATATTGATACGGAATTTAATTAATATCCTTATGGGTGTAGCTCTAATCTTCATTTAGATCATATATGGAATATAAACTATTTAGATGAAAGATATTAGGGCAGCACATGTGTACAGCTGTGTTTAAATAGCAAGTTTTAGTACCAATGTTTGTTATCAACTGCTTGACATTTTGCCAATTCATATTTGCTTAATTATGTATCATAAAGTATCTCTTACCTGATTGGTTTGCAGGTTGACAACAGAAGTTTTATCATGTGTAGCAGGAAAAAGTGTTAAGTCACTTGATTAAATTATAAAGTTGTCTTTTTAACTTATTTCTTACATAttctgaacaataaataaatattagtaatgtaTATGGATATTTTCAGTGTTGTTCCTAAACAGGTTTTAGGattaaagaacaaattaaatCTTCGTAATAACTGTTTGCTGTTTGAGTGTGTAACATTTTCCTACAACAATGACCCTTACACTAGAAGTCTGCAGTCAGTGTCACAGAGATTAATTTACGTGAGAATGAAAGAGACAGTGATAATTCATAGGTAAAATGTACACTGATAGCAGTTCATAGAAATAACACCTATGATAGTTAATGCTCGATATTCCTTTAAACGTCTCTAAATTAGCATGTTATTGTAATTCAATCTTTCTTTTTATGCTTTGTTATTTACAATTCAAAGATTTAAACTGTAGATGGATTACTTATAAGGATGAGTTAAGGCTAACTAGCTGGCTTGATGTTGTCAGTTGTTATAGCCCTGTTTCTTAGCCCTACTATCAAAGGAATATTGCAGACTACTTAAGGttaattcagtttttttatagATATGCAACATACACTGAACAGTACATttcttatatatttcttatattgcTTATGAGAAACATTTcttattcttagcatgaaaatgAACTTGCATTTAATCTAACTCAATAAAGACTTTGTTTGGAAACTTCTGTAAACATTTTACTGTGTATAGCTTCACAAATAAAGGGTTGTTTCAGTGGATCAGTGCTGTGCCTATAGTTTAAACCTCATGTCAACTTGGTTAATTACTTTTCAGTGTTTGAAAGTCACCTCTGTGTACATTTATCCTAGAATCCTGTTAACACGTCCATTCATTGTATAAATTCAGATTAACACATTCATCACTTTTCAATATTAAGTATTTAATCTCTCATCTGGAATgttgtccatttttattttacagctcTGTTATTTTATCCATATGTTGTATGACCTTAGGTCAGGGTGTTAATAGTTAGTATCCTTCATTACTGAATGACATTCATTCCTTCATGATTGATTCAAAGATGCTTTTTCACTTGTAGTtgatacaaatgtttattactcTAATTTAGCTTGAGATGATAACCAAATGTGTGCAGACCCCAAACAAACTGTTTAGTGCATGGCTGTTTTAAACATACTTGTGACCTTTACAGTATAATTATCTTAAATTGAGAACATTTCAGTTAAAGATTCAAACATCAGTAAGCACTGAACCTCTTAAACTGATTGACTGGAATTATAACCAAAGGATATTACTGACAACAAATCTTCTCAACTGATAAATTATTGTAAGCAGAATGGTACATTAACTATATTCATTAATgaattaatgtttagttttgatCTATATAAATAACTGACTTTGATCAAAAATTACTGATAATAAGTATTAGGGTTCTTTAAATATCCATTTTACTTGAGAAAACTTTAAAAGTCTTATGCTTTTGACATAAACTGTTAAACATTCCATCCCATGCCTAAATTAAGTGGTTATAAGCTAGTACAATCTTCTTCATTTTTAACCAGTTAATGGTCAAGTTACTGACTTGCTTGGACACATTTAACAACCAGTGGGTTCCATGTATTTCATCATGTTGAGTAATTTTACGTGTTTTGCCTGTTGCAAAACGTAGGAAGAAGTTACCGAGCAACACAAGAATTTGAGATTAATAGCAATATTGGTAGTATGTTTTTACTATCACATGGATAGGATTAGTCATATTAGGATATAAGTGccaaaataagtttttatacCAAAGATTTCTACAATTATACAGGGCCATTTGAATGGTCATTCAAAGGATTGTGACAGTAAGAGATATGTTGCTCAAGATATTTGATTGTGATCACCACATTATAGTGCAATTTTGTGGGGTTAGTAATACTACAATTAACATGGAAGGAAACAATCAGTGAAAACATCTACCAACTGAACAGTTACTCAAAAGATAAACTTGGAAGGATGGCTGAAACTGTTCATTGAGCACAAATGGATTTCTATAAACTTGGCTATCATGGATGAGTTAACTGAAGAAAACCCTCACAATGGATGTTATTAAGGCTCCTGTATATGAATGACTAAAACAGATGATAGATTACTCAATTCAAGTTTAGAGGTTCAAAGGTTATATTGATAAATCCAAGTTATAGTACTGTGTATCATATGGATAGATGTACATGTGGGGAGGTTATCCAGATAAAATGTGTACTGTCAAATATAGAGGCTGTAATGCTATGATATATGGTGTTAATTGGTGCTGTGATAAAATTGATCAGTTCTTTATGAAAGGCCAGCTTAACGTATAAAATTCTTCAAACCACTTACCATGTTTTAAATCCAGGATTGCTTTCATTATAGAACTGTTGGACACAGTCTGTAGTAGGATGGAACATCTTACCATGCTGCATGAACAGTCATTGCATGGAAGACATGAAAATGCCTGAAGCTTCATTCTGGACATCAGAGCCAAGTTTATATCTTATTGAATACCTTTGGAAACATCTTGATTGAAAACTGTGATTAATCCATCCATATGCACATAACATGAATCAATTTAACTCTGTTATGTATGGGAAACAGTCTAGATATGGCCACGATACAGAACTTCATTGATTACCTGTTTAATTGTGTTCAGGCTCTGATGGAAGAAAGAGGACAAATGTTATACCAGAcattgaaatatacattttataccaGTATTTCCATGTGAAACACAAgagttttgaataataaattagtCCCTGCTTTAGTTTTGCTCAGTGTCTTCTAGCTAGGAtccatatttaaattataatttagcaatgtaaagaGAGTGAAGACAAGGTAATGGTAAAGAACATCTTTGTCCTGCTGAGTGAACAGAATCATTGAAATGTGATTAGCTGGTTTTGTTTCTTGCAATGACTAAAAGAGGATCAGAAAGTGCAATTATGTTCTGTTTCTTTCAGGGAGCTGGTACAAGGGAAGGGTCTGGAAAATGCAAGTGTGATGAAGGTTATGTTGGTAATATATGTGATAAATGCAAACTTGGCTATTTTTCTGAACCAAAAACTAATGGTGATGTGGTGTGCCAGAAATGTGACAAATCATGCAAGAGTCACTGTCGAGAAGGAGGACCAAAAGGTTGTGAGGTGTGTGCAGATGGTTATCAGTACGTGGTTGATAAAGGATGCATTAGTGagttgtttttgtagttttttcaTATGCATTGTAATTATAGGTAAACATAATTGATCCACATACAAAACATGgccatacattttgaaataaccgTGCTTCTCCTTCTTATTCtagatatataaacattaattagaaacttgttGACTACACAAATAAATGCATTCAGTCACttggattaaaaataattttaactatatCGTTCTTAAGCACGTTTTTGTTGACCCCATAATTTCAGTAAATACTCCTGTAGTTATGTTTCAATAATCTGTTGCTGTATTTCTTGCtgaatgtataataaaattcaataattacTACTTGTCACTTTCCCATGAAACTGCAAATTATAAATTGTTACTTCATTCACTCTATATtaacataaatagtttataaattgCTGTATGTAATAtcaattaaactttttaaatagaTATTGTGAACCCTGAGCTACATTAGCAGTTCTTCATATGATATGAAGTCATaagaatttgttttcataaaataagagAAAGTGTTGGTGTGTGGAGATACAAATTTGaacatttaacatttctttaatttttcattgcacagtatcaattatatttttaaataaagtattattgaaatagagctcaattattattttaacctaataatttcaaatttgatATACAGGTGTGAACTTCACACCCAAAATGTCTTTTTATCTTCATGGAGATTGAAGGTTTCTGTGTTTCagacatttttcttttcaaaactgTGCagaaattaacaaagaaataattattaacaccATAGGTAGTAGAAAAATTACACTTGAAAAATTGTTGAACTATACAACATTGTTGTTAGCATTTTATAATTACAGACAGGTAACACcacttttttgaaaatattgataTTGTATGTGGTTGTTGTGCAAGTGACATTGTACATGccttatcaaattttgttttttcaaacttgTGTGTGAAATTGAACTCTATTTCAACATCAGATTACtaatattctgtacactttaCAGATAAAACTGAAGTCAATCCTGTTGAACAAGTTGCTGATGTTTCAGATAGTGTTAAAAGAGAAGATTCCAAGATAGACAAACATAAAGATTATGAAAACAAGGAACATAAAATAGATGACTTAGAAAATCAATACCCCAAGATTCCATCTTCAGAAAACTCTCCTGTATCTGATCATGCTGAATTATGATACTAATATTAGTTCAGTACCATGTACATTTCAACTGTCAACAAttccatttcattttttaaaagtatattgtttaaaaattttaatgtagATAGTGATGAAAGTTACTCATTTGTTGTTAATAAGAGACACTATCTTGCAGTATACCTTACACGCTTttagttttcttcagtttttatacaAACATGTGGTTACATGTGTGTGATGTGTAGTGTGAAagtaaattataagaaaatgaaaattttggaatgtattttcagtaaaacatgcTGAAGACTGTGTTTTGGTCATTGAAAATTAAACcaatgaaacaaacaattttatgacCATTACAGTAAGAGCAGGAAAgttaccataaagtagaaagaaaaaaatgtagcCCTTAACCTTGTTTTAGAACTGATACATTGTGAACAGGATATACAAATCACTTTGTGGCATTCTTCCAAAAAGCATTTTTACCTTCAGTTTAAATGAAGTATCCTTGTGGATTCTTTAAAGTAAATCACATCATTAATTCTCTACAAACCAGCTCTTCCTATAGAATTCATCCTTGTTTTCGTGACAGAGATTTTACTAACATACAATGTTGCCTCAATGGAATCCAaatcttataacattaatatcattgcaatttttaattttatcactatCAGATTTAAGTCTTTCTTGGATAAAGTCACATATCACGTGGAATGTCTTTCTTAATATCTCTACATAAATTGTTTAAGACTCTTGTGAATGTCTATTTTCCAAATAAGAATACTGAAGTACCTTTTCTCCAAACATCAACAGTGACAGTATATTGCTGGTAGTTTCATGTACTTACTgctgtaggcctggcatggcctggtgggttaaggcatttgactcgtaatctgtgggtcgcgggtttgacGAGGGGCATGAAAATGTTGAAGGAATAAGAAAATGACGCTTTCCTAATGTTACTAGCAAGTGTACTGAAATTAAGCgctataaacattaagtagaaaaaaaattcataagtAAAATCAACACGATCGCTTTCTCTTACCACAATCTATATTTCCATAACCATTCTGTGTGTTTGAGGCAATATGTGTCGAGTTTATTGGATAAGTCTCTTTGTGCTCTTGTTTTCCTATGAGACTCAAAGAAAGAATGACAACTGGAACCTACAAGAGGAGTAGTTTTTTAATAAGTA encodes:
- the LOC143247327 gene encoding protein disulfide isomerase crld-1-like isoform X1; translation: MQTQLVTALILLSTGVSGNEPPQSSFTKTIDPEKLQSVSACQACHILVTSFNKGLQATLRGKHEGGDALWEESRLGNYADSELRFVEIQENLCLDVTKGQIQCHSLAEKHEELLEEWWFHQKKKNTDLYNFLCIDSLKVCCPDNHYGPKCKPCSTVSEKPCSGHGLCEGAGTREGSGKCKCDEGYVGNICDKCKLGYFSEPKTNGDVVCQKCDKSCKSHCREGGPKGCEVCADGYQYVVDKGCINKTEVNPVEQVADVSDSVKREDSKIDKHKDYENKEHKIDDLENQYPKIPSSENSPVSDHAEL
- the LOC143247327 gene encoding protein disulfide isomerase Creld1-like isoform X3, yielding MQTQLVTALILLSTGVSGNEPPQSSFTKTIDPEKLQSVSACQACHILVTSFNKGLQATLRGKHEGGDALWEESRLGNYADSELRFVEIQENLCLDVTKGQIQCHSLAEKHEELLEEWWFHQKKKNTDLYNFLCIDSLKVCCPDNHYGPKCKPCSTVSEKPCSGHGLCEGAGTREGSGKCKCDEGYVGNICDKCKLGYFSEPKTNGDVVCQKCDKSCKSHCREGGPKGCEIKLKSILLNKLLMFQIVLKEKIPR
- the LOC143247327 gene encoding protein disulfide isomerase crld-1-like isoform X2, whose amino-acid sequence is MWHSNKISFKASTNTKGNLKIMKLVGSHSVGLQATLRGKHEGGDALWEESRLGNYADSELRFVEIQENLCLDVTKGQIQCHSLAEKHEELLEEWWFHQKKKNTDLYNFLCIDSLKVCCPDNHYGPKCKPCSTVSEKPCSGHGLCEGAGTREGSGKCKCDEGYVGNICDKCKLGYFSEPKTNGDVVCQKCDKSCKSHCREGGPKGCEVCADGYQYVVDKGCINKTEVNPVEQVADVSDSVKREDSKIDKHKDYENKEHKIDDLENQYPKIPSSENSPVSDHAEL